From a region of the Enterobacter cancerogenus genome:
- the narQ gene encoding nitrate/nitrite two-component system sensor histidine kinase NarQ — protein sequence MTVKRPVSRSLARAFFSIIMLSVLTSAIALLTLASSQRDAEAINIAGSLRMQSYRLGYEMQRTSPSLAEHRAVWQQTLSAPALQKISRWYVPDDVKQRYHQLHLAWQEMDKRIASGDTAWYQSHIEDFVGRIDAFVLALQHYTEHKIQLVILMSLAGGLGILLLAMTTLRRIRRQVVLPLKNLVAASERIEQRAFDTPAPDTHLPNELGQLSRAFNHMSGELHTLYRSLEHSVAEKTRHLNEAHQQLEMLFTCSQALNTGQIDSHCFRHILQIVHDYTQMNYLELRTSDDWRLAEGTESDTVQMQSLPVLMQDTLYGELRWQSDTANVSLPLMKSVATMLGRGLYFNQGQKHFQQLLLMEERATIARELHDSLAQVLSYLRIQLTLLKHAVPEENAPAQTIIADFSRELNNAWQQLRELLTTFRLTLNHANLPAALQESLDGLQSQTQAKLTLDCRLSSLALDAQKQVHLLQIVREAVLNAIKHAEASEITVSCITAADGTHTVTIRDNGIGIGEASEPPGHYGLNIMRERAGRLGGTLSFSQPPNGGTQVSVRFSTPAGK from the coding sequence GTGACCGTTAAACGCCCCGTCTCCCGAAGCCTGGCTCGGGCTTTCTTTTCGATTATTATGCTGTCCGTGCTCACCAGCGCCATTGCGCTGCTGACGCTTGCCAGCAGCCAGCGCGACGCCGAGGCGATCAATATCGCCGGGTCGCTACGCATGCAGAGCTACCGGTTGGGCTACGAGATGCAGCGCACCAGCCCTTCGCTGGCGGAACACCGGGCGGTGTGGCAACAGACCCTCAGCGCGCCCGCGCTGCAAAAAATCAGCCGCTGGTACGTGCCGGACGACGTGAAGCAGCGTTATCATCAGTTACATCTCGCCTGGCAGGAGATGGACAAACGCATCGCCAGCGGGGACACCGCGTGGTACCAGAGCCACATCGAAGATTTTGTGGGCCGTATTGATGCCTTTGTGCTGGCGCTTCAGCACTACACCGAGCATAAAATTCAGCTGGTTATCCTGATGTCGCTGGCAGGCGGCCTCGGCATTTTGCTGCTGGCGATGACGACCCTGCGGCGGATCCGGCGTCAGGTCGTTCTGCCGCTCAAAAACCTGGTGGCGGCAAGCGAGCGCATCGAGCAACGCGCGTTTGATACCCCGGCTCCCGACACCCATCTGCCCAACGAACTGGGCCAGCTCTCCCGCGCCTTCAACCATATGTCAGGCGAACTGCACACGCTGTATCGCTCGCTTGAACACTCCGTCGCCGAAAAAACCCGGCACCTGAACGAAGCGCATCAGCAGCTGGAAATGCTCTTCACCTGCTCTCAGGCGCTCAACACCGGGCAGATAGACAGCCACTGCTTCAGGCATATTTTGCAGATTGTGCATGACTACACGCAGATGAATTATCTGGAGCTTCGCACCAGCGACGACTGGCGGCTGGCGGAGGGCACCGAGTCTGACACCGTCCAGATGCAGAGCCTGCCGGTGCTGATGCAGGATACGCTGTATGGTGAACTCCGCTGGCAGAGCGACACCGCGAACGTGTCCCTGCCCCTGATGAAAAGCGTCGCAACGATGCTGGGGCGTGGGCTTTACTTCAATCAGGGGCAAAAGCACTTTCAGCAGTTGCTGCTGATGGAAGAGCGCGCGACCATCGCCCGCGAACTGCATGACTCGCTGGCGCAGGTGCTCTCTTACCTGCGGATCCAGCTTACGCTACTCAAACATGCTGTGCCGGAGGAGAACGCGCCCGCGCAGACCATCATTGCCGACTTTTCCCGCGAGCTCAACAACGCCTGGCAGCAGCTGCGTGAGCTGCTCACCACCTTCCGCCTGACGCTGAACCATGCCAACCTCCCCGCCGCGCTGCAGGAGTCGCTCGACGGCCTACAAAGCCAGACCCAGGCGAAGCTAACGCTCGACTGCCGCCTCTCTTCGCTGGCGCTGGATGCCCAGAAGCAGGTTCACCTGCTGCAAATTGTGCGCGAGGCGGTGCTGAATGCCATCAAGCACGCCGAGGCGAGCGAGATCACCGTAAGCTGCATTACCGCTGCGGATGGCACCCACACGGTGACGATCCGCGACAACGGCATCGGTATTGGGGAGGCCAGTGAACCACCGGGGCACTACGGCCTGAATATCATGCGCGAACGCGCAGGGCGGCTTGGGGGCACGCTAAGCTTCTCTCAGCCGCCAAATGGCGGCACGCAGGTCAGCGTAAGGTTCAGTACGCCTGCGGGTAAATAA
- a CDS encoding DUF1176 domain-containing protein, giving the protein MRLFFLFLLCVLSAPLVWAAPAQQSFSDWQVTCNNQNFCVARNTGEHHGLVMTLSRSAGAKTDATLRIDLGGFSSPSVKEPDIAPRLLLDNAPVKLDPQRWQLTPWHLKTDDAATISAFLKHIQEGHTLTLRGGRQIASLDGLKAALLFIDAQQKRVGSETAWIKKGDDPPLSVPPAPALKKVATVNPTPTPLTHAELNDLLDYGTWRMNNSQCSLDPSRREVRVTALTDDKALLIVSCEAGAYNTVDLAWLVSRKKPFAARSVRLRLPFTPSSQSSEMELMNASFDEKNRELTTLALGRGIGDCGIQTRWRFDGQRFRLVRYAEEPSCDGWNGPDAWPTLWITR; this is encoded by the coding sequence ATGCGCCTTTTCTTTCTGTTCCTTCTTTGCGTATTGTCCGCGCCGCTGGTGTGGGCTGCGCCTGCTCAGCAGTCCTTCTCCGACTGGCAGGTCACCTGCAATAACCAGAATTTTTGCGTGGCGCGCAATACCGGCGAGCATCATGGACTGGTCATGACGCTGAGCCGCAGCGCCGGGGCCAAAACCGATGCCACGCTGCGCATCGATCTCGGCGGGTTTTCTTCGCCTTCGGTGAAAGAGCCAGACATCGCGCCGCGATTACTGCTCGACAACGCGCCAGTGAAGCTTGACCCGCAGCGCTGGCAGCTTACGCCCTGGCACCTGAAAACCGACGATGCGGCGACCATCTCTGCCTTTTTAAAGCATATTCAGGAAGGGCATACGTTGACGCTGCGCGGCGGCAGGCAGATTGCCTCTCTGGACGGCCTTAAAGCCGCGCTGCTGTTTATCGACGCTCAACAAAAGCGTGTCGGCAGCGAAACCGCCTGGATTAAAAAAGGGGACGATCCGCCGCTGAGCGTTCCTCCTGCGCCAGCCCTCAAAAAGGTGGCGACAGTCAATCCGACGCCCACGCCGCTTACTCACGCAGAGCTAAACGATCTGCTGGACTATGGCACCTGGCGGATGAATAACAGCCAGTGCTCGCTGGATCCCAGCCGTCGCGAGGTCCGCGTCACGGCGTTAACGGATGACAAAGCGCTGCTGATCGTCAGCTGTGAGGCGGGGGCGTACAACACCGTCGATCTGGCATGGCTGGTATCACGCAAAAAGCCGTTCGCGGCCCGTTCCGTCAGGCTGCGATTGCCGTTTACGCCGTCAAGCCAGAGCAGTGAGATGGAGCTGATGAATGCCAGCTTCGATGAGAAAAACCGGGAGTTAACGACCCTCGCATTAGGACGCGGTATCGGGGATTGCGGCATCCAGACGCGCTGGCGTTTTGACGGCCAGCGCTTTCGCCTGGTGCGCTATGCGGAAGAGCCAAGCTGCGATGGCTGGAATGGGCCAGATGCCTGGCCCACGCTGTGGATCACGCGGTAG
- the acrD gene encoding multidrug efflux RND transporter permease AcrD, translating into MANFFIDRPIFAWVLAILLCLTGVLAITSLPVEQYPELAPPNVRITANYPGASAQTLENTVTQVIEQNMTGLDNLMYMSSQSSATGQATVTLSFTAGTDPDEAVQQVQNQLQSALRKLPQAVQNQGVTVRKTGDTNILTIAFVSTDGSMDKQDIADYVASNIQDPLSRINGVGDIDAYGSQYSMRIWLDPNKLTSVQMTAKDVTDAIESQNAQIAVGQLGGTPSVDNQALNATINSQSLLQTPEQFRNITLRVNQDGSEVRLGDVATVEMGAEKYDYLSRFNGKPASGLGVKLASGANEMATAELVLNRLDELSHFFPHGLEYKVAYETTSFVKASIEDVVKTLLEAIALVFLVMYLFLQNFRATLIPTIAVPVVLLGTFAVLYAFGYSINTLTMFAMVLAIGLLVDDAIVVVENVERIMSEEGLSPRQATRKSMGQIQGALVGIAMVLSAVFIPMAFFGGTTGAIYRQFSITIVSAMVLSVLVAMILTPALCCTLLKPLHKGEQHGQKGFFGWFNRMFNRNAARYEAGVGKVLHRSVRWMVVYVLLLGGMVFLFLRLPTSFLPLEDRGMFITSVQLPSGSTQQQTLKVVQKVENYFHTQEKDNVVSVFSTVGSGPGGNGQNVARMFIRLKDWEQRDSKTGSSFAIIERATKAFSHIKEARVFASSPPAISGMGSSAGFDMELQDHAGAGHDALMAARDKLLDLAGKDPQLTRVRHNGLDDSPQLQVDIDQRKAQALGVSIDDINDTLQTAWGSSYVNDFMDRGRVKKVYVQSAAKYRMLPDDINRWYVRNNAGGMVPFSAFATSRWETGSPRLERYNGYSALEIVGEAAPGVSTGTAMDVMEKLVQQLPAGFGLEWTAMSYQERLSGAQAPALYALSLLVVFLCLAALYESWSVPFSVMLVVPLGVIGALLATWMRGLENDVYFQVGLLTVIGLSAKNAILIVEFANEMNAKGHDLMAATLHACRQRLRPILMTSLAFVFGVLPMATSSGAGSSSQHAVGTGVMGGMISATILAIYFVPLFFVLVRRRFPLKERPE; encoded by the coding sequence ATGGCGAATTTTTTCATCGATCGCCCCATTTTTGCCTGGGTACTTGCCATCCTGTTGTGTCTGACAGGTGTCCTGGCGATTACGTCGCTTCCCGTTGAGCAATATCCCGAACTGGCGCCGCCTAACGTGCGCATCACGGCTAACTATCCCGGTGCCTCGGCGCAGACGCTTGAGAATACCGTGACGCAGGTAATCGAGCAGAATATGACTGGCCTCGACAACCTGATGTATATGTCTTCCCAGAGTAGCGCCACCGGTCAGGCAACCGTGACGCTCAGCTTTACGGCGGGTACTGACCCGGACGAAGCGGTGCAGCAGGTGCAAAACCAGCTCCAGTCGGCCCTGCGCAAGCTGCCTCAGGCCGTGCAAAACCAGGGCGTGACCGTGCGTAAAACCGGTGACACCAACATTTTGACCATAGCCTTTGTCTCCACCGACGGCTCGATGGATAAGCAGGATATTGCCGACTACGTTGCCAGTAACATTCAGGATCCGCTGAGCCGGATTAACGGCGTGGGGGATATCGACGCCTACGGTTCGCAGTACTCTATGCGCATCTGGCTTGACCCGAATAAGTTAACCAGCGTCCAGATGACCGCTAAAGATGTCACCGACGCCATCGAATCCCAGAATGCGCAAATCGCGGTGGGACAGCTCGGCGGCACGCCGTCGGTGGATAATCAGGCGCTGAATGCCACCATTAATTCGCAGTCGTTGCTGCAAACGCCGGAGCAGTTCCGCAATATCACCCTGCGGGTCAATCAGGACGGTTCTGAAGTGCGCCTGGGCGATGTCGCCACGGTTGAAATGGGGGCGGAGAAGTATGATTACCTGAGCCGCTTTAATGGTAAGCCGGCGTCAGGTCTGGGGGTAAAACTGGCTTCAGGCGCTAACGAGATGGCAACCGCTGAACTCGTACTCAACCGCCTGGACGAACTGTCGCACTTCTTCCCGCACGGCCTGGAGTACAAAGTCGCCTACGAGACCACCTCATTTGTGAAGGCGTCCATTGAGGACGTGGTGAAAACCCTCCTCGAAGCCATCGCGCTGGTGTTCCTGGTGATGTACCTGTTCTTACAGAACTTCCGCGCCACGCTTATCCCCACCATTGCCGTGCCGGTGGTCCTGCTCGGCACCTTCGCGGTGCTCTACGCCTTCGGATACAGTATCAACACGCTGACCATGTTCGCCATGGTGCTGGCCATCGGCCTGCTGGTGGATGATGCCATCGTGGTGGTGGAGAACGTTGAGCGCATCATGAGCGAAGAAGGACTTTCGCCGCGCCAGGCAACGCGCAAATCGATGGGGCAGATTCAGGGCGCGCTGGTGGGTATCGCGATGGTGCTGTCGGCGGTGTTTATCCCGATGGCCTTCTTTGGCGGCACCACCGGCGCGATTTACCGCCAGTTCTCTATCACCATCGTCTCTGCCATGGTGCTGTCGGTGCTGGTGGCGATGATCCTCACCCCTGCCCTCTGCTGTACCCTTCTTAAGCCGCTGCATAAAGGTGAACAACACGGCCAGAAAGGCTTTTTCGGCTGGTTTAACCGCATGTTTAACCGCAACGCAGCGCGCTATGAAGCGGGCGTGGGGAAGGTCCTCCACCGCAGCGTGCGCTGGATGGTGGTGTATGTCCTGCTGCTGGGCGGCATGGTTTTCCTGTTCCTGCGTTTGCCCACCTCCTTCCTGCCGCTGGAAGACAGAGGGATGTTTATCACCTCGGTCCAGCTCCCGAGCGGCTCAACCCAGCAGCAGACGCTGAAAGTGGTGCAGAAGGTGGAGAATTACTTCCACACCCAGGAGAAGGATAACGTGGTTTCCGTCTTCTCCACCGTGGGTTCCGGCCCAGGCGGTAACGGGCAGAACGTGGCGCGTATGTTCATACGTCTGAAAGACTGGGAACAGCGCGACAGTAAGACCGGCTCCTCCTTCGCCATTATCGAACGGGCAACGAAGGCGTTTAGCCACATCAAAGAGGCGCGCGTCTTCGCCAGCAGCCCTCCCGCCATCAGCGGAATGGGTAGCTCGGCAGGGTTTGATATGGAGCTGCAGGATCACGCCGGCGCGGGGCACGACGCGCTCATGGCTGCCCGCGATAAGCTTCTGGATCTGGCTGGCAAAGATCCGCAGCTCACGCGCGTTCGTCACAATGGCCTGGATGACAGCCCGCAGCTGCAGGTGGATATCGATCAGCGCAAAGCGCAGGCGCTTGGCGTCTCTATCGACGATATCAACGATACGCTGCAAACCGCCTGGGGCTCGAGCTATGTGAACGACTTTATGGATCGCGGCCGTGTGAAAAAGGTCTACGTCCAGTCGGCCGCCAAATACCGCATGCTGCCGGATGATATCAACCGCTGGTACGTGCGAAATAACGCGGGCGGTATGGTGCCGTTCTCGGCGTTTGCTACCTCCCGCTGGGAAACCGGTTCGCCTCGTCTTGAGCGTTACAACGGCTACTCGGCCCTGGAAATTGTCGGTGAAGCGGCGCCGGGGGTGAGTACCGGTACGGCGATGGACGTTATGGAAAAACTGGTGCAGCAGTTGCCGGCCGGTTTTGGCCTTGAGTGGACGGCCATGTCTTACCAGGAGCGCCTCTCCGGTGCGCAGGCACCTGCCCTGTACGCGCTGTCGCTGCTGGTGGTGTTCCTCTGTCTTGCCGCCCTGTATGAAAGCTGGTCGGTGCCGTTCTCGGTCATGCTGGTGGTGCCGCTAGGGGTGATTGGCGCTCTGCTCGCCACCTGGATGCGCGGCCTGGAGAATGACGTTTACTTCCAGGTCGGGCTGCTCACCGTGATTGGCCTGTCGGCGAAAAACGCCATTCTGATCGTCGAGTTTGCCAACGAGATGAACGCTAAGGGGCACGACCTGATGGCCGCCACGCTCCACGCCTGCCGCCAGCGCCTGCGACCGATCCTGATGACCTCTCTGGCGTTTGTCTTTGGCGTGCTGCCAATGGCGACCAGTTCAGGGGCTGGCTCCAGCAGCCAGCACGCGGTAGGGACTGGCGTCATGGGCGGTATGATTTCGGCGACGATCCTGGCTATCTATTTCGTCCCGCTGTTCTTTGTGCTGGTCCGTCGCCGTTTCCCGCTGAAGGAACGCCCTGAATAA
- the nudK gene encoding GDP-mannose pyrophosphatase NudK has protein sequence MTLKIDVIKDKILSENYFVLRNITYDLTRKNGEVIRHKREVYDRGNGATILLYNREKQSVVLIRQFRVATWVNGNPDGRLIETCAGLLDDDEPEVCIRKEAIEETGFEVGEVKKVFELFMSPGGVTEIVHFFIAEYHDAQRVNPGGGVEDEDIDVLEIPFTEALNMVKNGEIRDGKAVILLQYLQTSGLMTPSFERQE, from the coding sequence ATGACCCTGAAAATAGACGTTATCAAAGACAAAATCCTCTCTGAAAATTACTTTGTCCTGCGTAACATCACCTACGATTTAACGCGTAAAAACGGCGAGGTGATCCGCCATAAACGCGAGGTCTACGATCGTGGCAACGGCGCAACTATTCTGCTCTATAACCGCGAAAAACAGAGCGTGGTGCTGATCCGCCAGTTTCGCGTCGCGACGTGGGTGAACGGCAACCCGGACGGGCGGCTGATTGAAACCTGTGCAGGCCTGCTGGACGACGATGAGCCGGAAGTCTGTATTCGCAAAGAGGCGATTGAAGAGACAGGCTTCGAGGTGGGCGAGGTTAAAAAGGTCTTTGAGCTGTTTATGTCGCCGGGCGGCGTGACGGAGATCGTTCATTTCTTTATCGCCGAATACCACGACGCGCAGCGGGTCAACCCGGGCGGCGGCGTGGAAGATGAAGATATCGACGTGCTGGAGATCCCCTTTACAGAAGCCCTTAACATGGTGAAAAACGGTGAGATCAGGGACGGTAAGGCGGTGATATTGTTACAATATTTACAAACATCCGGCCTCATGACCCCCTCTTTCGAACGTCAGGAGTGA